The stretch of DNA ACGGCTTCCGGCTGGATCTCGGCGACCCGCGAGTGGAACAGCGCTCGGATCGCGCCCGCGCGGATCCGGTTCTCGAGGTCCGGCTTGATCCAGTACTTGACGCGCTCCGAGATCGCGCCGCTCCGGACGACCATCGTCACCGACGCACCGTGCCGGTAGAGGTCGAGAGCCGCCTCCGCCGCCGAGTTCTTTCCCCCGACGACGACGACCTTTCGACCGTGAAACGGGTAGCCGGAGACGTACCGTTCGTGGACGATCGGAAGATCGCAGCCGGGAACGGCGAGCCGCTTCGGGTTGTGGAAGAAACCCGTCGCGAGGACGACCGCGGAGGCGCGGACCGCGCGCGGCTGCCTTCCGCCGAGCGCGAGGAGGAACGTTCCGTCCGGCTGGAGCGCCGCGGAGAGGACCTCCGACTCCGGTTCCACCCGGACGGCGAACTTCTCGGCGACGCCACGGTAGTACGCGAGCGTCTCGAGCCGAGTCGGATGCGCGTGCGGCGTTCCGAACGGCACGCCCGCGATGTCGAGGAGATCGCGGGTGGAGAACCAGACCATCTCTTCGGGAAAGTGGTAGATCGAATCGAGGATCGCGCCCCGGTCGAAACAGACGGCCTCGATCCCGCGCCGGCCGAGCTCGACGGCGCACGCGATCCCCGTCGGCCCCGCACCGACGACCGCAACGGGAAGCGGATCGTCCGCCATTCGGCGCATTTTAGAGGATGGCGGAGGCGGCGCGAATTCCCATTTCCCTCGCCCGGGAGATCGCGTCCGCTCGCGATGACGACTCGAGCCACGCGATGCGCGGCGCTGTCGCGATGGACGCCGGGGATTCCGGACGGCGGTCCGCTATTCCCGTTCCGGGGCACTGGCCCTTCGGCCGTCCCGGTCCCGTCCCGCATGGCTCGATGGATGGTTCGCGCCAGCCGAAGAAGAAAGAATCTAGATTCTCTTCCCCACCGCCGGCGCGACGATCCGCAGGGCATCCATCAGCTTCGAAAACTGAACGGGCAGCAGCGACTGCGGCCCGTCGCACAACGCATGGTCGGGATCGGGATGCACCTCGATGAGCAGGCCGTCGGCCCCGGCGGCGGCCGCGGCGAGAGCCATCGGAGCGACCTGCTCGCGGTGCCCCGTTCCGTGCGACGGGTCGGCGACGATCGGCAGGTGGGAGAGCTTTTCGACCACCGGAATCGCCGAGATGTCGAGCGTGTTCCTCGTGTACCGCTCGAACGTGCGGATTCCGCGCTCGCAGAGAATCACGGCGCGGTTGCCTCCGGCCATGACGTACTCCGCCGACAGCAGCCATTCCTCGATCGTCGCCGAGAGGCCTCGCTTCAGGAGCACCGGCGTCCTCAATTTTCCGAGCTCCTTCAGGAAGGTGAAGTTCTGCATGTTCCGCGCGCCGACCTGGATGAGATCGACGTACGGCAGGGCGTCCTCGATCTGCGAGGCGTCCATGACCTCCGAGACGGTCGCCAGTCCGAATTCGTCGGCCGCCTCCCGGAGGATCTTCCAACCCTCGATGCCCATTCCCTGGTACGAGTAGGGAGACGTCCTCGGCTTGAACGCCCCGCCCCGGAGGATCCGCGCGCCCGCGCGGGCGACGGCGCGCGCGCTCTCGAAGACCTGATCCCGCGATTCGATGGTGCACGGGCCCGCCATGACGACGACCTCGTCTCC from Thermoanaerobaculia bacterium encodes:
- a CDS encoding YpdA family putative bacillithiol disulfide reductase, yielding MADDPLPVAVVGAGPTGIACAVELGRRGIEAVCFDRGAILDSIYHFPEEMVWFSTRDLLDIAGVPFGTPHAHPTRLETLAYYRGVAEKFAVRVEPESEVLSAALQPDGTFLLALGGRQPRAVRASAVVLATGFFHNPKRLAVPGCDLPIVHERYVSGYPFHGRKVVVVGGKNSAAEAALDLYRHGASVTMVVRSGAISERVKYWIKPDLENRIRAGAIRALFHSRVAEIQPEAVLVETPSGQVLVPAEAVFPLIGYEPDFALLARCGASLRGERREPEHDSATLESNVPGLYLAGAVLSGTDTGRIFIENSRHHAAAIAAAIAQRRAVHV
- the aroF gene encoding 3-deoxy-7-phosphoheptulonate synthase → GDEVVVMAGPCTIESRDQVFESARAVARAGARILRGGAFKPRTSPYSYQGMGIEGWKILREAADEFGLATVSEVMDASQIEDALPYVDLIQVGARNMQNFTFLKELGKLRTPVLLKRGLSATIEEWLLSAEYVMAGGNRAVILCERGIRTFERYTRNTLDISAIPVVEKLSHLPIVADPSHGTGHREQVAPMALAAAAAGADGLLIEVHPDPDHALCDGPQSLLPVQFSKLMDALRIVAPAVGKRI